A window from Pyrococcus yayanosii CH1 encodes these proteins:
- a CDS encoding metallophosphoesterase, with product MIVAVTDIHGNASMVKKLADELSGLDFEMILIAGDVTHFGNGVEAKKILEPLLDLGRPVLAVMGNCDGRDVSEALEELGISVHNRRIEINGKGVVGFGGSNITPFSTVWEFTEEEIKRGLEKNYRAGDIILTHAPPHGTSLDRTVSGLHVGSQALRKFIEERRPPLVVCGHIHEGRGVDVIGETVAVNPGPLFRGYYALIENRKVELRRLR from the coding sequence ATGATTGTCGCCGTCACGGACATCCACGGTAACGCCAGCATGGTCAAGAAGCTTGCCGACGAGTTGAGTGGCCTTGACTTCGAGATGATCCTAATCGCAGGTGACGTAACACACTTCGGGAACGGTGTGGAGGCCAAGAAAATCCTGGAGCCGCTCTTAGACCTTGGAAGGCCTGTTCTCGCCGTGATGGGTAACTGCGATGGGAGGGACGTTTCCGAAGCCCTTGAAGAGCTGGGAATAAGCGTCCACAATAGAAGGATTGAGATCAATGGAAAAGGAGTTGTAGGGTTTGGCGGCTCAAACATAACGCCCTTCTCGACGGTCTGGGAGTTTACGGAAGAGGAAATAAAGAGGGGCTTGGAGAAGAACTACAGGGCAGGGGACATCATCTTAACGCACGCACCTCCTCACGGCACCTCCCTCGACAGAACGGTCTCAGGCCTTCACGTTGGAAGTCAAGCCCTCAGGAAGTTCATAGAAGAAAGAAGGCCACCCCTCGTAGTCTGTGGCCACATCCACGAGGGAAGAGGAGTGGACGTCATCGGGGAAACCGTGGCAGTAAATCCCGGCCCCCTCTTCCGGGGTTATTACGCTCTCATAGAGAACAGGAAAGTGGAACTCAGGAGGCTTAGGTAG
- a CDS encoding ABC transporter ATP-binding protein, whose product MAILKIEGLVKRYGSVKALDGLNLELREGKIYGFLGPNGAGKTTTILSVLGLIRPQEGMIELFSTEVFSRGKFRERSLIEAKKRIGYMPEHATLWEFLTPFQTLELIGEAFGLPKAEREKRIEELLKLVDLWNVRNKKVGKFSKGMRQRLLLAQALINDPDLLILDEPMTGLDPAGIAEFKEIIREQRKAGKTVFFSSHILAHVEEICDTVGVIVKGRLIREDALNNIKREFLREAGYIIMLETNKPVSFESVEWKVEEVGPNRYRIIAPEDVREAVHDLVVSQGAKILMMQVREPSLEEIFLKMVRPT is encoded by the coding sequence ATGGCGATCCTAAAGATTGAGGGGTTAGTCAAGAGGTATGGGAGCGTTAAAGCTCTAGACGGCCTGAACTTAGAGCTCAGGGAAGGCAAGATCTACGGATTCCTTGGACCCAATGGAGCTGGGAAGACCACAACGATATTAAGCGTTCTGGGCCTGATACGTCCACAAGAAGGCATGATTGAACTGTTTAGTACCGAGGTTTTTAGCAGAGGTAAGTTCAGGGAGAGGTCTCTTATTGAAGCCAAGAAGAGAATTGGTTACATGCCCGAGCATGCGACTCTTTGGGAATTCCTAACACCGTTCCAGACTCTTGAGTTGATTGGCGAGGCCTTTGGGCTCCCAAAGGCCGAGAGGGAGAAAAGGATTGAAGAACTCTTGAAGCTTGTGGACCTCTGGAATGTGAGGAACAAAAAGGTCGGCAAGTTCTCAAAGGGCATGAGGCAGAGGCTTCTTCTTGCTCAAGCCTTGATAAACGATCCAGACCTTCTGATCCTTGATGAGCCAATGACAGGCCTTGATCCGGCGGGAATCGCCGAGTTCAAGGAGATAATAAGGGAGCAGAGGAAAGCCGGCAAGACGGTGTTCTTTTCCTCGCACATACTGGCCCACGTGGAGGAGATTTGCGACACGGTCGGCGTCATAGTAAAGGGCAGGCTGATTCGGGAAGATGCCCTTAACAACATAAAGAGGGAGTTCCTGAGGGAGGCCGGATACATCATAATGTTAGAAACGAACAAGCCCGTCAGCTTCGAGAGCGTCGAATGGAAGGTTGAAGAGGTCGGACCGAACAGGTACAGGATTATTGCACCCGAAGACGTCAGGGAGGCAGTTCATGACCTTGTGGTATCACAGGGTGCCAAGATTCTGATGATGCAGGTAAGGGAGCCTAGCCTGGAGGAGATATTCCTTAAGATGGTGAGGCCTACCTAA
- a CDS encoding ABC transporter permease: MLWSFRLELKQSLRTKKFWIIVLIMMVLYLPVLYGIKASGEFFGKGYTEEYLVSSLINAVKGMVGFFVSILALLLGATAINSEVEKGTIRIAISKPITRAGYILGKILANTVILALAILLSSLVAVFGIKYLGIDLTTSLLRDTILMNLVLLLAMIQLLALGYLLSTMIKSSSGAMGAALVLFFLLALISPALVEYKAYIDAEKVVEKKLGPIEVPQLNGNITEEEWTAYEEKMKLLEAERQRLSREYKTEFLFFNPNAQLNIIFGNLSKLEHVVVRNVTYYKATELGTPDYSSGPVKVEVNVTKGEGYCSGGSTSAGREFTEQTFTGSEYYVAVIKEECTITYSYQGVAYSVSRNILNLGILAAMTFVYLGLAVFRFGKIDLR, translated from the coding sequence ATGCTCTGGAGCTTCAGGCTCGAGCTCAAGCAGAGTCTAAGAACAAAGAAGTTCTGGATAATAGTCCTTATCATGATGGTTCTGTATTTGCCGGTGCTCTATGGAATAAAGGCTTCTGGAGAGTTCTTTGGTAAAGGTTACACGGAGGAGTACTTGGTAAGCAGTCTTATTAATGCTGTTAAGGGCATGGTAGGCTTTTTTGTTTCTATACTCGCACTACTCCTTGGTGCAACTGCAATAAACTCCGAAGTCGAGAAGGGGACAATAAGAATTGCCATAAGCAAGCCCATAACTCGGGCCGGCTACATTCTCGGCAAGATTTTAGCTAACACGGTGATCTTGGCACTTGCAATATTGCTCTCATCCCTCGTAGCGGTTTTTGGGATAAAGTACCTTGGCATTGACTTAACGACATCCCTCCTTAGAGACACAATTTTAATGAACCTGGTGCTCCTCCTTGCAATGATCCAGCTACTTGCTCTAGGTTACCTGCTTTCGACTATGATAAAGTCCTCCTCCGGGGCTATGGGGGCGGCTCTTGTCTTGTTCTTTTTACTGGCTCTCATCTCACCGGCCCTCGTTGAATATAAGGCTTATATAGATGCAGAGAAGGTCGTGGAGAAGAAGCTTGGGCCTATTGAGGTGCCCCAGCTTAACGGTAACATAACGGAAGAGGAGTGGACAGCCTACGAAGAGAAGATGAAGTTACTTGAAGCCGAACGTCAGAGACTCTCGAGGGAGTACAAGACGGAGTTCCTTTTCTTCAACCCTAATGCCCAGCTCAACATAATTTTTGGCAACCTTTCAAAGCTTGAACACGTTGTGGTTAGGAACGTCACGTATTATAAGGCTACTGAGCTCGGCACCCCAGACTACTCGAGCGGCCCCGTGAAGGTAGAAGTTAACGTCACAAAGGGGGAAGGGTACTGCAGCGGCGGTTCTACGTCCGCTGGGAGAGAGTTCACCGAACAAACCTTCACGGGTTCTGAGTATTACGTGGCCGTGATAAAAGAGGAATGCACAATCACATACTCTTATCAGGGTGTTGCATACTCAGTCTCGAGGAACATTCTCAATTTGGGAATACTTGCGGCGATGACCTTTGTGTATCTCGGCCTAGCAGTCTTCAGGTTTGGGAAGATTGACCTGAGGTGA
- a CDS encoding acylphosphatase, with the protein MGIVRAHLRIYGRVQGVGFRWSMQREAKKLGVNGWVRNLPDGSVEAVLEGEEERVEALIGWAHQGPPLARVTRVEIEWEEPKGEKGFKVVG; encoded by the coding sequence ATGGGAATAGTAAGGGCTCATCTAAGGATTTACGGGAGAGTCCAGGGCGTCGGATTCAGATGGAGCATGCAGAGAGAGGCGAAGAAGCTTGGCGTCAACGGATGGGTCAGAAACCTGCCGGACGGCAGCGTCGAGGCGGTACTAGAAGGAGAGGAAGAGAGAGTCGAGGCCCTCATAGGCTGGGCCCACCAAGGGCCACCCCTCGCCAGGGTCACGCGGGTGGAGATAGAATGGGAGGAACCCAAGGGGGAGAAGGGGTTCAAGGTTGTTGGGTGA